In Papaver somniferum cultivar HN1 chromosome 9, ASM357369v1, whole genome shotgun sequence, the genomic stretch tggattttttattttttagtggCACATAGGATTTTATATCTCCGTTtggataaatccatctccaatgaTAGGGTCCTACAAGAtaggagggaccaattactaaatatgaaggtgttcaagaaagtgttatttacACCTCCGTTTGCACCTCCACGTCATCTTTTTcactaattttcttttaattccaggGTTAAAATTCTCTATtgttggagatggttttttaAATATGAGGTCCTACATTTACTCTATGTGTAGACCTCATAAATAAAATGACTAAATAAAAATACACAGAATTTTTTGCACCTttcgttggagatgctcttagagatatatatataaagaaaaatatttccaTAAGAAATGAGGAATTTTGGGAGGTAGTTTATTTTTCCAAGAAAAGGTTAATCTCCATAATCTGTTTTATGTGCGACTATACTCTCATGAAATTTTCTTCCGTTCGGGgttaaaaattcttgattttgACCGTTACAAGATTTGCAGTAAAATACTGTGGTTTACAACCTCCGGCATGTAACATGGTTGGGTTTCACATTTTACGACCATGTGTCTTTCACCAAGTCGTTGACGTTGACTCGATTTATCGGCAAAGTCTAAATAGACTCTCCAAAAGCTCTCCATTTTCCATTTTTGGGCTTTTTCCATTTGGAGTCCTAGAAACTAGAGTCTAGACGGCTAgacttcttttgttgtttttcaatGACCCATTTTATGTTAAAGCTCGTTCCAAttccaaattcaaattcaaacttAGCTTTTGACTACTACTTCCTCTAAGAAAAACCCAAATAATTCCAAATTTGCTTACGTCTTTTGTTCCAACATTTTGAGCCCCTCTCAAAAAAAATATTAGACCTTCGATTaacaatttcaatttattcaaattaaaatctgatttcatgatcgcttacaagaacaacaaaaaaatcaaaatacaatataataagaaccctaatacaaatgtagatatcaattacaagtaaatcgcgaagagaaagagccatataCCGTAAAGAAACCAAATTTTTGTAATTGTAGTAGGGAAGgatgatggtataatccggaatcgattccgaccatttaatctgatttttttcttcttcaataagagatactctgttagaatacgggcatccaactcaaaaccaattggctatgactggagaggcccaaaggattataaaccgcaagatcttaaaaacccagacaatgtgggactaataatctcaacactccccctcacgtgtagcctcgttgggtctaacacgtggaacaataaatcgggtgacgcggagtaaaggtgcggtcattTGACTtcacacaaatagcctgctctgataccatgttagaatacgggcatccaactcaaaaccaattggctatgagtggagaggtccaaaggattataaaccgcaggatcttagaaatccatacaatgtgggactaataatctcaacatacgAAAGGAGTTATTTCCCCATAATCTTGTAAATCCAAACAAACCCGGATACTCTAAATCCTTTGGATTGAATATGAATTCTAAGCAATACCGTGTTAGATTGTTGATGTTCTTGAATTGAAAATAGCAAGTCACGAACAAACGATCAAGGTTTGAATAAATCGCTCTCAAAGTGAAGAAAAACTCGCCCCAAGTGGCAAAGCAAAATCGctccaaatagcgaagaaatatgtcaaatgacatcataaacaaaaaaaaactacttttatTTATTCGATTATTAAAACTCAAAAAGTAAAAGaaatcttgctcagatctggttcAAAAAAGAACCAAATCTGAACAAGAAATTAATGGAggctaagatttttttttcttttaggggAAGAGGAAAGGAAAGgagggagaaagaagaaaaaaaaagagtacgCACGGTTGGTTTACAGGGAAGAGAAAAAATATTAGACCTAATAGATCTTTTTGTAGGTCTATGTAGCTTATAGCTCCTCGTAAAGTACGTTCAATCTCCATTGACGTTGGATAAGCCCCAGCGCTTGCGGATCCAACTGTTCCCCCAGCATGCCAATTAACTGCTGTCCTCTTGTTTTTTTGTCACCGTCATAGGATCACTCCCCCCTTCAAAAAGTCTCGGTAGATCTAGATAAAAACCACACAAAAATACAGCCTCTCACAACCCACTCCCTACACGTCTCCCGAGAGGTGGGGTCCACAAGAAAAAAAATGTGAGAGGCAGTTTTTATCTGGTCTGTTTTCTCGGTCTGTAGAGAACTACTGTTCCCCCTGATTTCCTTTGCAGTGAAACTTGGCTCCGGCCTTACATACGTCTATTGTGCATATGGTTAAGGTTGACGATGTGATGTATTAAGCTGGTAATTTtatcattatttttcttatttactgTCCATTTCTTTTTTCCATTTTGTCGTTCTGCGAGCTCAAAGAAAGACCTATCAATGAATATCCGATAGATAACAGGACACCCCGAAGTTACAATAAATATCCAAAACATAGAAGGTTTTAAGCAAAATAATTCTTACTCGAATCTCATAACTTGAATGAGCATCGATTTTGCGGGACCTTCCTACTCAAGCGATTTCTAAACCGTTAGATTACCATGTCCCACATCTAAAACCCAGATCTGAAAGCTTTAAACCTTTCAGGGAAAGTGGTGGGTCCTGAACTGAAAGTGATGGGTTCTAAATTGAATGCGAATCCAACTGTCTATTTGATCATCTAACGTCTTAGAAATCGTTTGAGCAGGAAATCATCCCGCAAAGTCGTGTGAGATAGCATTTATCAACTCGAGTTACGTAACCAAAATCTATACCGGACCGCGACTACTAGCCCACCCATTTTTCTAAAGTTCCCGAAATGAAATTCATATGATACTATTCACAATACAACCCATTTTCTGTCGTggttagaggtgtaaattgggttgtgccagcacgagcacagcccAGCCAGCACAGCACGCTAAAATCTGTGCCCAGCATAGCCCAGCACGTGATTTATCCCAGCACGGCCCAACACGTTAGTTTCGTGGACTGTGCTGGGTTAGCCTAATCGGCATAATAGCACAACACGCGAcacggataagcacgtggcccaTCCCATCCcagcacgttaagaaagcacgtcatagcatgcacaagtacaccatataacaagttataatacatcacattttgtgtaaaTTTCACAAAAGATTCACTATTCTCGCTAGTTTTTAACATTTTATGTtggcttatttttataacaacacatgtaatacctaaatatttgaaaaatatatttcaatatcgttgttataatgtcgttaccTATATTTGACTAGAACATCAATTTACATGgcaatgatccaattttatatttgatgggctatttctttttattgaataaacttgttaattttacttgaaacagttacaaatgatatgttgtctaTTTAAATTCCCATGATAATGTCCGACTGAATGTATAcattaagtgatttcaaattgtttatagcACGTGTGCCAGCACGACACAACACGACACATCACGTTTATTCGTTTGCTGTACCCGTGGACTGTGttgtgcctagcttttgactagtaaagaACAATACGACACATCGCGTTTAAATCGTTGACACATCACAACACGGCAATGACACTGAAACACGCGACTTCGTGTGCCGGGCTGTGccgggccggcacgttttacacctctagttGTGGTAGCTAAGGTTCCAacttttgaaaattttatttaaCTCTGTtcaggattttatttatttaagaaaaagcTTCACGCATCTGAATGAATCAACATAAAACTAAGAAACATAAAATGTAAAAAAGAGATGAaccataaaatgttttctttgaTGTCTTATATTTGTCAAAGTCAGAATATGTTGACCGAGTCATCAAGGGTGAACTAGAGAAAAACAGTGGAGAGAAAGGCAGATCCATGGTTAGTTAGAGTCACACATCACATCAGCAAAATTTTAAAGTCAATTGGATTAGGAAAATTTTATACATATACTTCATAGAGTTGTTATTTGTTCACATTCACATAAAGGTAGCAGGTAGGCTTGACTGAACTCTGAACTCACCGAAGTACACAGTCAATGAAGTCTTAAGACGGAAAGGGAGACTGTTATGTTTATTTGTTCCCCAAGCCAAATTGGGGGGTGAACCTTTATTCTACCTTACTATACTGACTTTATCAGGTTTCTCCACCTGTCTTACCTGCCGGCACCCGAGACTTTAACACAATGAGCATTAGCTGCTTGAACTATATCGTTTTTGTAGCCGCAAAATTTTTAAAAAACATGTCACTTGAATGATCGTTTTCCTAGTGACTTGTGTTCATTAGAACGAGAATTTCGTTCAATGGATACCGTGAACTAAACATATCTGCCGAATTTTGTAATGAACAGCTGATAACGTTTTATCATCTGTCAAATTCACATAATACCATAAGAAAGAGTGATAGCGCGGGAGAAACGTGGGAGAAAATTTGCAGTGGGAAGCTGCACGGCAtaaaaaaatgttattttttctttcttgcaAGTCACATTTCTATAAGGGGAATTTAAAAATGTACGTTAGAGTGAACTAGTCAAGGGATTTTGtatagaagaaaaatatcaataCTAGTATAAAAGGCCATATCAATGTTTGTGGTTCTTCATTAATTTCTTTGTCTTCaagatcctaccaaaaatcagaaataaaaAACAATAAGAAGGAAAGTTAAGGTTGAATCATACTAATTATGGTGATGAAGTCTGCATGGGAGAAACTCAAGGGACTTGCATTTTCTCAACATCAAAATCACGATAAGAAATATATTAAAACCGTAAATTTTCATGATCGTCCTTGTCGGAAGATATTGGATGATTTTAGTCAAGCTTCCAAGGTAGGTTATGCACTTTATGCATCACTATTTTGTTTGAGGTCGTGCAACTAATCAAATTTAACTCCCGATACATtttacggtccgcgagttataactccaaaggtgtcactatccatatacaaaaactccaacagaataaattgttcacaaaaacctcatttaatataaactgtctatattactcttctagtttaaatcaccccaacaaaaacaaaaatcaaccacactttaattcttattatattgtcacccccaacaagaaataaacaaccaccaataagcaccgccgccaccgataaccaccgccaccgaccaccgccgccacctccgaccaccacctccgccgccgCCACTGACCActaccgccgccgccgccaccgaccaccaccgccgccacgaCCACCACgctccgccgccgccgccacctccaccgccaccaccaccgaccaccaccgccaccaccgaccaccaccgcatCGCCACCGTCCACCACCGCTCCGCCGcgccgccgccaccgatactgcgcaattgcaccaccactgccagccaccctaccatccagcaccaccattgtcgaccaccaccgccaccacctccgaccaccaccaccaccaccaccaccgatactacgtaattgcaccaccaataccatccaccctaccatccagcaccaccactgtcgaccaccgccgaccaaaaccagcaccacgaccgcccaccaccaccacctcccaaaaataggatgaaaccaattttgatttcatcataaatacgatgaaaccgattttggtttcatcataaataagatgaaaccataattggtttcgtgGGAATTCAACtgtaagaaaaattataagaggtattatacatgatcattgatagatggaaccaattttggtttcatcataaatacgatgaaaccataattggtttcgtgaGAATTTAACTGCAAGAAAAAATttataagaggtattatacatgttcATTGATAGAAAAGACATCATTGGAATGTCATGATTGACATGGAATACCTAAAATGCTATTTCACAAAGATTCGAAAACACTAACGGATGAATTTGCCAGCGTTTTGGCCATTAGCGCGATAATAGTTATTGGCTAGAAAACCTTGCACCACTCCTGATGGACCCAGCTTATCTTTTTGCACCACAGGTACATTTTGTTCCACCTGAACTGGGGGGCCTGAGCAGCAGCAGTTGCAGTTGAAGCAGCAGCAAGTGCAACAGGTGCAAAATGGTTTTGATTTCTCAGGACCGGCAAAGAGATATCCTAAAGAACTTTGACCTCCTTCGTAACTGATTCCACAACCCATTTATATGAAACACCAACAAGATTGGTTTCGTCGACAGAAAatctagaagaaaaaaatcacatattagatgaaacaaaaacttcaTTCAAACCTCAGCAACATCATTAGTTACAACTAGAATTCAAACCACACAACTACCTAAACATTATCACAGGTAATTCAGTTTCATAACATTCTGTAAAGCACCCACAAACAACAATTTGTAACTCAATTTTTTCTGTTTCAGACTTAACCTAAACACAAATACCACTTCTTTGATTCAAAGCACATAATCTCCATCACATCTAGCATTGTAAATCCTAATCCACATATATCAAACACGACAATAATTtaaactcataaacaaaattcgATTTAAGTAAGGATAAgactagatgaaaccataattgcttTCGTCAGaattcaactgcaagaaaaattataaaccatgatTCATTTTGTTTGACCACACCAATAGCAATAACCCTGTGTTGTCTTATAAAAAGAATAACTTGAAACTCGCACAAATATTGTAAGGCATGAACAGATAGAGGTTTCAATATTCAGAACAGGGTCATTCAATTCATTCATTATAGCCAAAGCCCAAAGGTAAGTCATACATGCAAAAGAAGGTAAAACTACAATGGTAATTCATTGTACTGCGGGTACGTAAGACTCTGACTTGTTAAGTTACAGTGTTTTTGTTGAGATCAGATCATTTTAATTAACGAAGAATAAAGCAAATCAATGATAAAAGCTACAAGCAGGGACACATAAAACGTATGATACAAAATATATCACTACTGAAATACCGCTACCCATGAATTACAAAATCGTATGATACAAAATTTACAAAGTTTTACTGCAATCTAAGTTTATTGATCAGTGTCTCGCAAACCCAAAAATCCCATGGACGAACTTGTTAATTTTAACAACTCACGAAATCAAATGCAACTGTCCATCTGCACTGGTAATCGGGTTTCATAATTTCTAACGTTCCATTAAAATTACCTAGTGCCTATAGTTATTAGAAATGCAACTGGTGCAGTGTTTCTGAATTCCCTAAacaattatgaaaaataatataataggGAGCATACACTACCATTCTACCAAGAAACCATTATTTAAcatttgacaaataaaaaagtgtAATCAGTTTTAAGAATAAGTAACTATCTTATGATTATTCAAATGAGAATGATTTCATTCACTCACCTACCAGTATCCCTTTTCACTATAGTGCTTTGGGTCTACACCTCCAAAAAAGCTATATCGTTTTTATCCTCGTCCTTGGCATCTCGATTTAACCAAAAATTTCTTAACGTACTAGACCTTAAGCAACCATGTTGTGCCTACACAATCAAGATATTATTGTTAGGAACAAATCCCTTTTTAGCCTCAAGAACTGAAAGTTTTCTTCTTTTCGAGATCGACAAAAATacaatgaaaccaattttggtttcatcatcataaataagatgaaaccataattgaacTCGTGAAAATGTTTGTCCAACTGCAAGAAAAAATACAAGAGATATTATACATGTCCATTGATAGAAAGTCGTCATTGAAATGTCATGATTACCTGCATATGAAGCTAAGTAAAGAGCATCCAGAGCAGATTGCAATTTAACACCCATACAAAATCTGGATGGTCCTCCACGACATATAAAAATGAAATCCAAACTGCAATTTAGAAAATTAGTATAGGTAGAAAGAAAGGAGGACGTGTCTATCAGTTTTCACTCAAACCCAAATCTGGCACCAgtttccttctctgcaaacagcttCAGCTAGTCAttgcaaaaatataagtaacaccTCAATTTGAAATTTTAAAAACACAAGCCCCATTTTGAGCACACACATCCAGAAAATGGCAGATTATAAAAACCCAATCAACATCATCACTTTCAAAACAAAATTTTCGAAATCACCCAGAAAAATGCCAACACCAAGACAAGCAAACACGCAAGTAAATCAACAAATGAAATGAGCTCCTTAGAAGACAATGAAAATGCACAACACATTCTAATCATAGTGCATCAATATTCAACTCATCTAATCAAAGAATTACCATCATAAACATCACACTGAAAACCCATTTTAAAAATATGATTAAGAATTACAGTCAATCAAACCCACATCATATAACCACCAAATTCATCATATTTTCACCAGATTAAGCCAATTTCAGAGAAATAAAAACTCAAACCAGACATGCAGTACTAAATAAAAGGAATTGAAATACATACCACTGGGCTAGGTTAAAAAGTTCCTATAAGACCAAATCGATGATTCATAGAACGAGGAGAAGAAATTGCAACCTTCGATTGTACGTGTTTGGTTGTAAATTGAATCTGAGAGGAATTTTCGGTACGGACGGGTAAGTGAGGGACGAGTAgtgattttgaatttcttttgtaTCTTTAAACGGTCTTGGTTTGAGGGGATGGAGGAGAAGGTGTTGACGGAGGACCAGGAAATGGTCGTCGATTTGGTGGTGGTGCGGAACAAAGAGGAGATGATAGATCTGAacataaaaatagaagaaaaatagaCGGAGTTGTTCGTGGAGGAGACAGAGGAGACAAATGTACAACTGATGGTGGTAGcggaggtgttgctgctggtggtgatggtggtggggagaaggtggcggaagaaaagaagaaagaaaagagagaagaagaagaagaagaaagataaaagggtatgtttggctttttaaaaaataataaaaactaaatttactcaTTACTATTTGATATGGGGTTTTTGTGTCACTTTTTAATCaaatggtttttatttattaaagataatatgactggattttttgttccacaagtttggtcaccttgatgTTTATTTTGCtccagatttttatttttagtttatctCGCTATGTGCCCTTACTTCAAgaatttttttcattattttttcttcAGCGTTCTCAGAGTCTCTGAGGGAAATGGGTACTTGTCTACTTGAGCAAAGTGCACTGACTCGGGAACAACGAAGCGGTAAATAACCAACTTTTTTGTTATAATGTTACTACTGGTTATGGTATTTAAATAGGTGAGTTTTCCTTCTAATCAAGTGAGTTGAGTTTCAGGTAATGATATCCGATTGCTGAGTAAAGTGCAATTTGAGCTTCAAGAACTTGTTGATAGCTATGTGAGTCCTTCACTATTGCAATTTTGAGACATAAACTGACAAATTCATATATACTTATTCGCTAAAAACCCCATAATTCCTTGATCCTGTCATATTCTAATGTCTCACATTTCTTCGCATTTCAGCGGTCTCATATTTTCCAGATAATAACATCGTCTGAGTCCATTCTCAATCAACTACAAACAATGGAGGTCTGATATTCTCGGTCATACATGCCTAGCCACTACTATTGCAATATTCGTATCCAACCGTCTATTTATGTTCTCGATTGCAGTGATATAATTTTAACTAATGTGTTTTGTTGTATTTGCTGATCTATGCAGGAGATGAAACAACAGTGTGATGAAAAAAGGTCATTCGATCTCTTCCTTTCATCTTAATTTCTATCAACGTTTTTTTTGTAAGTTTCTTTAACTTCGGCTGTTTGTCTTCTTAGAAATATGTATCAAGGCCTTTTGGTTGCCCAGGCGAAAATGGAAAAGTCAAGATCTTTCAAGGCTAAAACCGATTCACCTCAGCAGTTGCAAACAGCTTCCTATGAATATGAACGAGAGGCGATTAGTTTTGTTTCCTTGTTGCAATCATTGAAAGAACAGCAAACCCGGAGTCTCCTAACACAGGCAGTTCAGCACCATGCTAGGCAGGTTACTTATATATGTTTTAGTTagcaaatcaatttcagatgggTAGATTCCATGTTTGATCTTCTTACTCATCAAGATCTAATGCATatcttattaattaattttttttgtgcCTGTGCACGTGTGCATTGAGCAGATTAGTCTCTTCACAAAGGTACTAAAATCTCTCGAGGCAATAGACCTGGAAGTGAGATTGGCGGCTGAACATCGGCATAATGATCACAACTCCAGTGACCTTCAGGATCTTTCTATGGATGCAAGCTTGAGTGGCGCTCGCAATAATTTACGGTACACATCACCCTTGGAACTACAAAAGCACGAGAGAAATTTAAGAGCTGACAAaatgaaagaaatcaacatcGAAAGAGCTTCCAACAAGTTCTATCCTCCTTGGTTATCTCACAAATTACGCCGGCTTCATGAACTTCCTAGCCCCCCAAGTGCTAGAAATGCTCAGTTAAGTCAAGACCTCTATGCTACTATAGAAAGCCGGTTGACACCATCAAAAAATGCATCTTCATCATATCCATTACCCACCCCTCCTGAGACCGGGTACCCTCGTGGCCATCACATGCCTTCAAGTGAAGCGAGATTTTGTCACTCTGCTCCAGGGGGGAACAGTCCAGACCTCTACACAAAAATGAAAACTTGCCACCAGCTTTAAATGCATCAACATTTCCAAAACCACTCAGGTGTCCTAAATTCGGGTGCCCAAGCATCCATTATGTGCATGGAGATGATGAAAGAGCTTATCACTCTGTACATTTGGAGATAGAAATACCAAATGTCACAGCACGCCGACTACCTCTCGAGACTGAGCTCCCCCGCGGCACCTACATACCTCCGACTGACGAGAGAGCCAAAGCAATACTTGGGAGCTTTAGACGTGTCCAAGACTTTTAATAAAGTGAATTATATATTTACTATTCGCTACGACGTATTTATCTATCCGTTGATCACCATGTGAGGGACATACATTATACATACTACATCAGGATCAATTGTGAGCTTTCTTTATCTGCAGTGATTGTTGGTTACATAATTTTGTAATAACTTTTGAAGTTTTTGTAATAAATTATATCAATATTTAGATACTAGGGTTTTTTCTAGCTTACTTCGATGTGAGTTAGTGGATTTAACTTTTACATGGCTTTCATAGACaactttatttttttcatttgaattgACCAAATTTAATGTTGAATACGAACAAAAAGTAACTTCCAGGAAAGTGTCATATGTCTAGATATAATACTAAGGACCACCCACGCACTTTAAATTGGTTTTGAGTTTAATGTCAG encodes the following:
- the LOC113311693 gene encoding uncharacterized protein At2g33490-like produces the protein MVIHCTAGDGGEGVDGGPGNGRRFGGGAEQRGDDRSEHKNRRKIDGVVRGGDRGDKCTTDGGSGGVAAGAFSESLREMGTCLLEQSALTREQRSGNDIRLLSKVQFELQELVDSYRSHIFQIITSSESILNQLQTMEEMKQQCDEKRNMYQGLLVAQAKMEKSRSFKAKTDSPQQLQTASYEYEREAISFVSLLQSLKEQQTRSLLTQAVQHHARQISLFTKVLKSLEAIDLEVRLAAEHRHNDHNSSDLQDLSMDASLSGARNNLRYTSPLELQKHERNLRADKMKEINIERASNKFYPPWLSHKLRRLHELPSPPSARNAQLSQDLYATIESRLTPSKNASSSYPLPTPPETGYPRGHHMPSSEARFCHSAPGGNSPDLYTKMKTCHQL